A single region of the Pirellulales bacterium genome encodes:
- a CDS encoding DUF2130 domain-containing protein: protein MAAPMNEPVITCPNCKTEVKLTESLAAPLLESIRTQYEEKLTQKDADIARREASLRAEQANLAKARESIDEEVAKKLAEERQAIADEEAKKARRLLSADLEKQTKELAELQEVLADRDAKLAEAQKAQADLIRKQRELDDAKREMDLTIEKKVQESLTAVRDKAKLEAEEGLKLRVAEKEEQIAGMQRQIEELKRKAEQGSQQLQGEVLELELEGLIRSTFPQDSVEPVPKGEHGGDVIQRVMGPAGICGTILWESKRTKNWSDGWLAKLRDDQRAAKADVALIVSQTLPKDVETFNLIDGVWVTGHRCAIPVAIALRHSLIELATARQAGEGQQSKMELVYQYLTGPRFRHRVHAIVEKFGDMHEDLQRERKTMTKLWAKREEQIRCVVEATAGMYGDLQGIAGKTLQEIEGLDLKLLPDVQEDDSTESSG from the coding sequence GTGGCCGCCCCCATGAACGAACCAGTCATCACCTGCCCCAACTGCAAGACGGAAGTCAAGCTGACAGAGTCGCTTGCCGCTCCGCTCCTGGAGTCGATCCGTACCCAGTATGAGGAAAAGCTGACGCAGAAGGACGCCGACATCGCCCGCCGGGAGGCGAGCCTTCGCGCGGAGCAGGCAAATCTCGCCAAGGCCAGGGAGTCGATCGACGAGGAAGTGGCCAAGAAGCTCGCCGAAGAGCGGCAGGCCATTGCCGACGAAGAGGCGAAGAAGGCCCGCCGACTTCTGTCTGCCGACCTGGAGAAACAGACCAAAGAGCTTGCCGAGCTGCAGGAGGTATTGGCCGATCGCGATGCCAAGCTCGCCGAAGCGCAAAAGGCCCAGGCCGACCTCATCCGCAAGCAACGCGAGCTTGATGATGCCAAACGCGAAATGGACCTCACCATCGAGAAGAAGGTCCAGGAATCCCTTACCGCTGTTCGCGACAAGGCAAAGCTCGAAGCCGAAGAGGGGCTCAAGCTGCGGGTTGCCGAGAAGGAAGAACAGATTGCCGGCATGCAGCGGCAGATCGAGGAGCTGAAGCGCAAGGCCGAACAAGGCTCCCAGCAATTGCAGGGTGAAGTGCTGGAACTGGAACTTGAAGGGCTGATCCGCAGCACGTTTCCACAAGACTCCGTCGAACCGGTTCCCAAGGGCGAACATGGTGGCGATGTCATTCAGCGAGTCATGGGACCGGCAGGCATTTGCGGGACCATTCTTTGGGAATCGAAACGCACCAAGAACTGGAGCGACGGCTGGCTGGCCAAGCTCCGTGACGACCAGCGAGCTGCGAAAGCAGATGTCGCGCTGATTGTCTCGCAAACCCTTCCCAAAGACGTCGAGACCTTCAACCTGATCGACGGCGTATGGGTCACGGGCCATCGCTGCGCGATCCCGGTTGCCATCGCGCTACGTCATTCTCTGATCGAGCTGGCCACCGCCCGGCAGGCCGGTGAAGGCCAGCAGTCGAAGATGGAACTGGTCTATCAATACCTTACCGGCCCACGGTTCCGTCACCGCGTGCATGCCATTGTCGAGAAGTTTGGCGATATGCATGAAGACCTTCAGCGCGAACGCAAGACCATGACCAAACTATGGGCCAAGCGAGAAGAACAAATCCGCTGTGTCGTTGAAGCGACGGCGGGCATGTACGGAGACCTGCAAGGTATAGCTGGTAAAACGTTGCAGGAAATCGAGGGACTTGACCTCAAATTACTACCGGACGTCCAGGAGGACGACTCGACCGAGTCCAGCGGATGA
- a CDS encoding AAA family ATPase has protein sequence MIIAIANSKGGVGKSTVAVHLAAWLQRQGHRVTLADCDTQQSSSQWIREAAPGVKAICLKDPDTIISELPLLRQETDYIVADGPGSLAEMSRALLLVADKAIVPCKASMLEVRALDAATKVLRQSQQIRNGHPKAVIVLSMVGKHYRLTQDMREAAALLKLPIANTSMTLRQIYADAPGQAAVVWDLGSRAKEAAEEVDRLFRELMPEAVSESATKLRAQRRTALAT, from the coding sequence ATGATTATCGCCATCGCAAATTCCAAAGGCGGCGTCGGCAAATCGACGGTCGCCGTACACCTCGCTGCTTGGCTGCAACGCCAGGGCCACCGCGTCACGCTGGCTGATTGCGACACACAGCAATCCTCATCGCAATGGATCAGGGAAGCGGCCCCCGGAGTTAAAGCCATTTGTCTCAAGGACCCAGATACGATCATCAGCGAACTTCCGCTATTGAGGCAGGAGACGGACTACATCGTTGCGGACGGGCCGGGAAGCCTGGCCGAAATGAGTAGGGCGCTTTTGCTTGTCGCCGACAAGGCCATTGTGCCATGCAAGGCAAGCATGCTCGAAGTTCGCGCCCTGGATGCCGCGACCAAGGTACTTCGCCAGTCTCAGCAGATTCGTAATGGCCATCCAAAAGCCGTTATCGTTCTCAGCATGGTCGGCAAACACTATCGGCTGACGCAAGACATGCGCGAAGCGGCAGCACTCCTGAAACTGCCGATCGCGAACACCTCGATGACTCTCCGCCAGATTTACGCGGACGCCCCAGGCCAAGCCGCCGTCGTTTGGGATCTTGGATCACGTGCCAAGGAAGCGGCGGAGGAGGTGGATCGTCTCTTTAGAGAACTCATGCCCGAAGCCGTATCGGAATCGGCTACCAAACTCCGCGCCCAGCGCCGGACCGCGCTGGCCACATAG
- a CDS encoding TrbC/VirB2 family protein, with protein MTTMTSTQGLSAAWQACLMMLLAAVVVMIPDLAFATDTPMGRVLCTVVQWFTGNTGKGLATIAITIIGIGALLGKVSWGMAIIVGIGVAIVFGAAGLVEAMNAGSGADTASQCSTT; from the coding sequence ATGACAACAATGACTTCAACCCAAGGTTTGTCTGCTGCTTGGCAGGCTTGCCTGATGATGCTACTCGCCGCAGTAGTCGTCATGATTCCTGATTTGGCATTTGCCACCGATACTCCGATGGGCCGGGTGCTTTGCACCGTGGTGCAGTGGTTCACTGGTAATACTGGCAAAGGCCTGGCAACCATAGCGATCACCATCATCGGTATCGGCGCGCTACTCGGGAAAGTATCCTGGGGTATGGCGATCATCGTCGGCATCGGTGTAGCGATTGTTTTCGGAGCCGCTGGACTGGTCGAAGCAATGAATGCTGGAAGCGGTGCGGACACCGCGAGCCAGTGCTCGACGACCTAA
- a CDS encoding PEP-CTERM sorting domain-containing protein has product MAKQPVVVALSLILGVFVASSVTHPARADIIEFTRITYTGNVVNNAADPVPSLNNRGEAAFRASLGSYNNGQGVYRGSGGPLTVILDTSIDSTFFGGFANYPSINDQGVVAFNARRSGVWGIYSGDGGDLSTIALPPDPYGAGNYGAPGIAEDGTVVFAASTAMSSGIYSSPTFTANSILSSAPEGAIQGISVSGNGRVAFLTSGMSDFAQGAHVTGPEGAGPVTSISELDSLFYGYDSIAVNNDGLVALVGSISFFDEGVYLGNGFDFQTVVDRSGPFDGFGSVSINNQGKIAFFASLDDSGPSGIFLGPDPFADKVIQTGDLLDGSVVTRISFGSQAFNDSGDVAFYALLADGRRGIYVATAVPEPSTIVLGCVGLMAIGAAEVYRRRRENGL; this is encoded by the coding sequence ATGGCTAAACAACCTGTTGTTGTGGCACTATCATTGATACTTGGGGTGTTCGTCGCTTCCAGTGTGACACATCCCGCGCGAGCGGATATCATTGAATTCACGAGGATCACGTACACCGGAAACGTAGTAAACAACGCCGCCGATCCGGTCCCTTCCTTAAATAATCGTGGTGAAGCAGCATTCCGTGCTTCGCTGGGAAGCTATAACAATGGCCAAGGGGTGTATCGCGGCAGCGGTGGCCCGCTTACGGTCATCCTCGACACCTCCATCGATTCAACCTTCTTCGGTGGGTTCGCCAATTACCCCTCGATCAACGATCAAGGCGTCGTTGCCTTCAATGCCCGCCGATCGGGCGTTTGGGGTATCTACAGCGGCGATGGGGGTGATCTATCGACGATTGCCCTCCCGCCCGACCCTTATGGCGCTGGCAATTACGGAGCGCCTGGCATCGCCGAGGACGGCACCGTCGTTTTCGCCGCCTCCACCGCGATGAGCAGCGGCATCTACTCGAGTCCAACGTTCACGGCAAACTCGATCTTGTCATCCGCGCCGGAGGGCGCCATTCAGGGGATATCCGTCAGCGGGAATGGGCGAGTGGCATTCCTGACTAGCGGCATGTCTGACTTCGCCCAGGGCGCTCATGTGACTGGGCCTGAGGGCGCCGGCCCCGTGACTTCCATCTCTGAGTTGGATAGCTTGTTCTACGGTTACGACAGCATCGCTGTGAACAACGATGGCTTGGTCGCTCTTGTCGGATCGATCTCCTTCTTCGACGAGGGCGTTTACTTGGGGAATGGCTTTGATTTCCAAACGGTTGTCGATCGAAGCGGGCCATTCGATGGTTTTGGAAGTGTCTCCATCAACAACCAAGGCAAGATTGCATTCTTCGCCAGCTTGGACGATTCCGGTCCGTCAGGCATATTCCTTGGTCCCGACCCTTTCGCCGACAAGGTGATCCAGACGGGAGATCTCCTGGATGGATCAGTGGTCACGCGAATCTCCTTCGGCAGCCAAGCCTTCAACGACTCGGGGGACGTGGCGTTCTATGCGCTCCTTGCAGACGGTCGGCGCGGCATCTACGTCGCTACCGCTGTCCCTGAACCAAGCACCATCGTGCTTGGCTGCGTCGGCCTCATGGCCATTGGAGCCGCTGAAGTCTACCGACGCCGTCGCGAGAATGGACTTTGA
- a CDS encoding SUMF1/EgtB/PvdO family nonheme iron enzyme, whose amino-acid sequence MGYDYRIGIHEVTNVQYAAFLNTVGQSSADAALVYSTSSIILRTGADGNYAYSVQNGWDNKPAAVSLFQAMRFINWLENGQGGPETIQNGTYTLLGNDAVPSNVGSITRNSDSMWWLPNEDEWYKAAYGIPGSDAYFLFPTSSDLTPVAESPPGGTNSANYATLIDGSYTDVGAYLDSASPFGTFDQGGNIQEWLEDSTNSGLMRGGDTIDDASYLASTRRYFNVPVNQSGGFRVAVASVPEPNSLTLAVLGCTITLAIALRRRNRVVVTDGVPHGE is encoded by the coding sequence GTGGGGTACGACTATCGGATAGGGATCCACGAGGTCACGAACGTTCAATACGCAGCATTCTTGAACACCGTGGGGCAGTCAAGTGCTGACGCGGCGCTGGTTTACAGTACGAGCAGCATCATTCTCAGAACGGGAGCGGACGGAAACTACGCGTATTCCGTCCAGAACGGCTGGGATAACAAACCCGCGGCGGTCAGCCTCTTTCAGGCGATGAGATTCATCAACTGGCTTGAGAACGGGCAAGGTGGACCGGAGACGATTCAGAACGGCACCTACACGCTGCTCGGGAATGACGCTGTTCCATCGAACGTCGGAAGCATCACTCGCAACTCGGACTCGATGTGGTGGTTGCCCAACGAAGATGAATGGTACAAGGCCGCCTACGGGATTCCTGGAAGTGACGCCTATTTCCTATTTCCGACATCTAGCGATTTGACGCCAGTCGCCGAGAGTCCGCCCGGCGGTACGAACTCCGCGAACTATGCCACTTTAATCGACGGAAGTTATACGGATGTCGGCGCCTATCTGGATTCGGCCAGTCCATTTGGCACCTTTGATCAGGGCGGGAATATCCAGGAATGGCTTGAGGACAGTACGAACTCCGGTCTGATGCGCGGTGGAGATACGATCGATGATGCGAGTTATCTAGCGTCAACGCGACGGTACTTCAACGTCCCGGTCAATCAGTCGGGCGGCTTTCGCGTCGCCGTAGCCAGTGTCCCAGAACCGAACTCCCTGACACTGGCTGTATTGGGCTGCACCATTACGCTTGCGATCGCCCTACGTCGTCGGAACCGCGTGGTCGTTACCGATGGGGTTCCGCATGGCGAATAA
- a CDS encoding sigma-70 family RNA polymerase sigma factor, which translates to MEALDRLVERLSAELWRDLASRRRNKPGAAHGSSDLVQDTLIRVREQFGKFERDTFTDFKQWARSVLFRRRLEWARNHQAHSDERHKQMIWSVLRSRGKGVNLQAVHEIEADQREEAERVFRLFREFKVNEQFIIELRLFQDLSYEQIAAMTGLTKEAARKAYDRAIDKLRMKVGADE; encoded by the coding sequence ATGGAGGCGCTCGACCGATTGGTCGAGCGGCTCTCCGCCGAACTCTGGAGAGATTTGGCGTCGCGGAGAAGGAATAAGCCGGGAGCCGCCCATGGTTCCTCTGATCTGGTCCAGGACACCCTGATTCGGGTACGCGAACAGTTCGGGAAGTTTGAACGCGACACCTTCACGGACTTTAAGCAGTGGGCTCGGTCCGTGCTGTTTCGCCGACGGCTGGAGTGGGCCCGCAATCATCAAGCACATTCGGATGAGCGTCACAAGCAAATGATTTGGAGCGTGCTTCGCTCACGAGGGAAGGGAGTGAATCTCCAAGCTGTCCACGAGATTGAGGCAGACCAGCGGGAAGAAGCGGAACGCGTGTTTCGCCTCTTCCGGGAGTTCAAGGTCAACGAGCAGTTCATCATCGAGCTTCGGCTTTTCCAGGATCTGAGCTACGAACAGATTGCCGCCATGACCGGCCTCACCAAAGAAGCGGCGAGAAAGGCCTATGACCGCGCCATCGACAAGCTCCGCATGAAGGTAGGGGCCGATGAATGA
- a CDS encoding protein kinase, which translates to MNDSTSDVFEERPSASSANHAGFPGHADAVQLLLWLSQLREDRTSSSRPRLGASPPHQPFQALGRFTLHHLLGTGTYGAVFRATDTKLERTVALKIAWPAVLMDAEASRRFTEEPVTISKLEHPGIVRVHDAGTVEMVRFIAFEFIDGPTLAEWLGSQDTLSTRRAAEIMLDVSSAVAFAHSHGIIHRDLKPSNILIRPTEVGNSQSWRPVVTDFGLARTLRAAEDSEATATIAFLGTDRYMSPEQASGQAREAGAPSDVFSLGVIFYELITGARPFDGDSPEQIRSQIQRDDPPSIHHLRRGVPRDIETIIGKCLEKRSQRRYESANSLANDLRRYLEHQPIHARPMPAWERAWLGLRRRPVAVLLTTLAAVVSLLVAALVGAMIEERRSAARDVAAAQASAALAAGMERQHDYATTFRYAARAYDRGDWGKVVELLGACKELATPPVFAGIEWDLLASMIDDGSTLIPTTHGEISVVRFSPDGKLLASGGQDGRIQLWNPVDWRPTFSKNFADAEVNCAEFCADGSMLAIGHENGRVVVVPVSGESVLFDEPIITGRVFDIEWLGDSHEFVVGGDGGIIYRVNPETLEVVASHPLVPSEEARKADAVHPVEISRFQYLPDQQSLLTARSPVESSIVDSQTLRPLPLGKGGLSAVPVGISSMCYIGGPGKYVAVGLDDRISILSDTDLSVLATIPIPSGVEDLDFSPSANTLVSCHRDGSVRSWNIAALHHGEHVSETVHSGFTGRAHSIAVSEDGNKMVAGGKDGTIRAWDRPFASPITDRKWSCRPVAMGFSPCGRWLAVVGLQQYGSCPTFLNLFDVGTGRLRWQSEQLRPKHFIPDQNDPAWWFAFHPEREEIAILDAEGHVVSCDPRTGEVTTRLVSAEGALGRRFWYAPNGRDLVIRTGQSSRVIDTGGGRELLAVRLPNEILFSRRLPNGAIWCEVDGQTLRTYEDYRQRNTSTIARSVPRRITRVDVTGDGRWCAAGSPSNEIHVWDLLSSGPSWRLLGHESGVSELKITKDGNAILTLGIDGSIRLWHLPTKSELLTVSQPNEVIKCVAIHPENRMLVLGIERQNGYCVRVHRLGQQGQAIAASLELPD; encoded by the coding sequence ATGAATGACTCGACGTCTGACGTTTTCGAGGAACGGCCTAGCGCCTCCTCCGCGAACCATGCCGGTTTCCCAGGCCATGCGGATGCGGTGCAGCTCTTGCTTTGGCTCAGCCAGCTTCGCGAGGACCGGACTTCGTCATCCCGCCCGAGATTGGGTGCAAGTCCCCCGCACCAACCTTTCCAGGCGCTCGGACGCTTTACACTCCACCATCTCTTGGGGACCGGAACCTATGGCGCGGTGTTTCGTGCGACGGACACGAAACTTGAGAGAACCGTCGCGCTGAAGATCGCTTGGCCTGCCGTTCTTATGGATGCCGAGGCGAGTCGCCGATTCACGGAAGAGCCCGTGACGATCTCCAAGCTAGAGCATCCCGGCATCGTTCGTGTCCACGATGCTGGCACGGTCGAGATGGTCCGGTTCATCGCTTTTGAGTTCATCGATGGACCGACACTGGCCGAATGGCTGGGGTCGCAAGATACGCTTTCGACGAGGCGAGCAGCGGAAATCATGCTCGACGTCTCCAGCGCGGTCGCATTCGCCCACAGTCATGGGATCATCCACCGGGATCTCAAGCCAAGCAACATACTCATACGCCCGACGGAAGTCGGCAACAGCCAATCCTGGCGTCCAGTTGTCACAGATTTCGGACTGGCGCGAACGCTCCGAGCGGCGGAGGATTCGGAAGCGACGGCGACCATTGCGTTTCTGGGAACCGATCGCTACATGTCGCCCGAACAAGCGTCCGGCCAGGCGCGAGAGGCAGGGGCACCATCGGATGTCTTTTCGCTCGGCGTGATTTTCTATGAGTTGATTACCGGTGCGCGCCCTTTCGACGGCGACAGTCCCGAGCAAATCCGCTCTCAAATCCAACGTGACGACCCGCCATCGATCCATCATCTCCGCCGTGGTGTCCCACGCGACATCGAGACCATCATCGGGAAATGTCTCGAAAAGCGCTCTCAACGGCGCTATGAATCGGCTAACAGCTTGGCGAACGACCTGCGGCGATACCTCGAACATCAACCGATCCACGCGCGTCCCATGCCTGCCTGGGAACGAGCATGGCTGGGATTGCGACGCCGTCCCGTTGCGGTGTTGTTGACTACCCTCGCGGCGGTGGTATCACTTCTTGTCGCAGCACTTGTCGGCGCGATGATCGAGGAACGGCGATCCGCCGCTCGGGACGTGGCGGCTGCGCAAGCGTCTGCGGCATTGGCCGCCGGTATGGAGAGACAGCACGACTACGCGACGACTTTTCGCTATGCGGCAAGAGCCTATGACCGTGGCGACTGGGGAAAAGTGGTCGAATTGCTTGGCGCGTGCAAGGAACTAGCAACGCCTCCAGTCTTTGCGGGCATCGAATGGGATCTGCTCGCATCCATGATCGACGATGGGAGCACATTGATCCCCACGACTCACGGAGAAATCTCCGTCGTGCGCTTCTCGCCGGACGGAAAGCTCCTTGCCTCCGGAGGGCAGGACGGACGCATTCAGCTTTGGAATCCGGTCGACTGGCGGCCCACGTTCTCGAAGAATTTCGCGGACGCGGAAGTCAACTGTGCGGAATTCTGTGCGGACGGGTCGATGTTGGCGATTGGACATGAGAATGGCCGAGTCGTCGTAGTCCCAGTAAGCGGTGAGAGTGTCCTCTTCGATGAGCCCATCATCACGGGCCGAGTTTTCGATATCGAATGGCTTGGGGATTCGCACGAGTTCGTGGTGGGTGGCGATGGCGGTATCATCTACCGTGTGAATCCCGAGACTTTGGAAGTTGTCGCGTCCCATCCGCTGGTACCGTCGGAAGAGGCCCGCAAGGCGGACGCGGTCCATCCGGTGGAGATCAGCCGATTCCAGTACCTGCCCGACCAGCAGTCCCTCCTGACGGCCCGATCACCCGTTGAATCCAGCATCGTTGACTCTCAAACACTTAGGCCGCTCCCGCTAGGCAAGGGGGGGCTGTCGGCCGTTCCTGTCGGCATTTCATCCATGTGCTATATCGGCGGACCGGGGAAATATGTGGCGGTCGGTCTGGACGACAGGATATCCATTCTTTCCGACACGGATTTATCGGTGCTGGCGACGATACCGATTCCCAGCGGTGTGGAAGACCTAGACTTCAGTCCTTCTGCGAATACGCTGGTGTCTTGCCATAGGGACGGCTCGGTGCGATCTTGGAACATTGCCGCCCTTCACCATGGCGAACATGTTTCGGAGACAGTCCATTCAGGTTTCACTGGCCGTGCGCACTCCATTGCAGTGTCGGAGGATGGCAACAAGATGGTTGCCGGTGGAAAAGATGGCACCATACGTGCCTGGGATCGACCATTTGCTAGCCCGATAACGGATCGAAAGTGGTCATGTCGGCCCGTGGCGATGGGATTCTCCCCCTGCGGTCGTTGGCTGGCCGTGGTTGGTCTCCAGCAATATGGCTCATGCCCGACATTCCTCAACCTGTTTGACGTCGGAACGGGCCGATTGCGTTGGCAGTCGGAACAATTGCGCCCGAAGCATTTTATTCCGGATCAGAACGATCCTGCTTGGTGGTTCGCCTTCCACCCGGAGCGAGAGGAGATCGCGATCCTGGATGCGGAGGGACACGTCGTCAGTTGCGACCCAAGGACGGGCGAGGTAACTACCCGTCTCGTTTCAGCCGAAGGCGCATTAGGTCGGCGATTCTGGTACGCCCCCAATGGCCGCGATCTGGTCATTCGCACGGGCCAATCGTCGCGTGTCATTGACACAGGAGGCGGAAGGGAGTTGCTAGCGGTTCGTCTTCCGAATGAGATTCTCTTTAGCCGACGTCTTCCCAATGGAGCCATCTGGTGTGAGGTCGATGGCCAGACGCTCAGAACATATGAAGACTACCGCCAACGCAACACCTCGACCATCGCGCGATCCGTCCCGAGGCGTATCACTCGCGTGGATGTCACCGGTGACGGTAGGTGGTGTGCTGCAGGCAGTCCGTCCAACGAGATTCATGTCTGGGATCTATTGAGTAGCGGACCATCGTGGAGACTGTTGGGCCACGAAAGCGGCGTTTCGGAACTCAAGATTACTAAGGATGGTAACGCGATCCTGACACTTGGGATCGATGGAAGCATCCGGCTCTGGCACCTACCCACGAAAAGTGAGCTTCTGACGGTTAGCCAACCCAACGAAGTAATCAAATGCGTCGCAATACATCCAGAGAATCGGATGCTTGTTCTTGGTATCGAGCGTCAGAACGGGTATTGCGTGCGCGTCCACCGACTGGGTCAGCAGGGGCAGGCCATAGCCGCATCGTTGGAGTTACCGGATTAG
- a CDS encoding helix-turn-helix transcriptional regulator: MLIDRRDEDCILVAEGIHDDQGLAMGATAEEFADTAPWLPPLFAREEWREIVEALSLSPRQAQIIGLLIQGHKDKEISTTLGISKSTVRTHLIETRLRLAADDRIGMAYRLFWTFRQYVEPKQYHWEHRPRR; this comes from the coding sequence ATGCTGATAGACCGCCGCGACGAGGATTGCATCCTCGTCGCTGAGGGAATCCACGATGACCAGGGGCTGGCGATGGGCGCTACCGCCGAAGAGTTTGCCGATACCGCGCCCTGGCTGCCGCCACTCTTCGCCCGCGAAGAGTGGCGGGAGATCGTAGAAGCCCTCTCACTCTCGCCACGGCAGGCACAGATCATCGGCCTGCTGATCCAGGGGCACAAAGACAAGGAAATCAGCACCACCCTGGGGATCAGCAAATCCACGGTTCGCACGCACCTGATTGAAACCAGGCTACGGCTTGCCGCCGATGACCGCATCGGCATGGCCTACCGACTGTTTTGGACGTTCAGGCAGTATGTCGAGCCTAAGCAGTACCACTGGGAACATCGCCCCCGGCGATGA
- a CDS encoding helix-turn-helix transcriptional regulator, whose translation MPIHRDKLTDTRPPMFSADEWQRIVSYLALSPRQAEVAGLIMQSKKDKEIAVALSIVKRTVREHVTDLFLRLDASDRVGIACRIFEAFRKIA comes from the coding sequence ATGCCCATTCACCGGGACAAGCTGACCGACACCCGCCCGCCGATGTTCTCGGCCGACGAGTGGCAACGCATTGTCTCGTACCTGGCACTTTCACCACGGCAGGCCGAAGTTGCTGGTCTCATCATGCAAAGCAAGAAGGACAAGGAAATTGCCGTCGCACTCTCGATCGTTAAACGGACGGTTCGAGAGCACGTCACCGATTTATTCCTGCGACTCGATGCATCCGACCGCGTTGGAATCGCCTGCCGAATCTTTGAAGCGTTTCGCAAGATCGCATAA
- a CDS encoding DUF1738 domain-containing protein, translating to MATTTNTSTRGDVYSRITNRIVEQLEAGVRPWMKPWSAEHAAGRITRPLRHNGQRYSGINVINLWMTAEMAGYLSPFWLTFRQVKELGGFVRKGEHGAEVVYASTFKKTDTDESGEEIEQEIPFLKAYTVFCADQCDGLPKHFYQLAEQPREKLERIEHAEAFFANTKAEIRYGGNQAYYTMADDRIQMPPFETFRDSESHAATLAHELTHWTRHPSRLNREFGRKRWGDEGYAMEELVAELSSAFLCADLSITPEIREDHAAYIEHWLKVLKDDKRAIFTAASHASKAAEYLHGLQPQA from the coding sequence ATGGCAACCACGACCAACACCAGCACCCGGGGCGACGTTTACAGCCGCATCACCAACCGGATCGTTGAGCAACTCGAAGCGGGGGTTCGTCCCTGGATGAAGCCCTGGAGTGCAGAACACGCGGCGGGGCGCATTACGCGGCCCTTGCGTCACAACGGGCAACGTTACTCCGGCATCAACGTCATTAACCTTTGGATGACGGCAGAAATGGCCGGGTATCTCTCGCCGTTCTGGTTGACCTTCCGCCAGGTAAAGGAACTGGGCGGATTCGTCCGCAAGGGAGAGCACGGGGCGGAGGTGGTCTACGCTTCCACCTTCAAGAAGACCGACACCGACGAAAGCGGCGAGGAGATCGAACAGGAGATTCCTTTCCTCAAGGCCTACACCGTCTTTTGTGCCGACCAATGCGACGGCCTGCCCAAGCACTTCTACCAGCTGGCGGAGCAACCCCGCGAGAAGCTGGAACGGATCGAGCACGCGGAAGCATTCTTCGCCAACACCAAGGCGGAGATTCGCTACGGGGGGAACCAGGCCTATTACACGATGGCCGATGACCGCATCCAGATGCCGCCGTTTGAGACTTTCCGCGATAGCGAAAGCCACGCCGCCACGCTTGCCCATGAGCTGACCCACTGGACGCGGCACCCCTCACGCCTTAACCGCGAGTTTGGCCGCAAGCGCTGGGGCGACGAAGGCTACGCGATGGAAGAACTGGTAGCCGAGCTTTCCAGTGCGTTCCTTTGTGCGGACCTTTCCATCACGCCGGAGATACGCGAAGACCACGCCGCCTACATCGAGCATTGGCTCAAAGTGTTGAAAGATGACAAGCGAGCCATCTTCACCGCCGCCAGCCACGCATCGAAAGCGGCCGAGTACCTGCACGGCCTCCAGCCGCAAGCATAG